A genomic segment from bacterium encodes:
- a CDS encoding C40 family peptidase, giving the protein MTKRGGAFALLLGLCAAPHTGAAQAAAAPAAITSDAGAGRAVWDTAPPRVAVPAPLPSRGAAFASRIARQALAYLGRPYRWSGLGGRGFDCSGLVVRVFGALGVSVPHSSSGQYQAGRAVPAASLGPGDLVFFRTYTSGPSHVGIYLGARRFIHASVSRGVIVSSMDDPYYRRRFLGARRY; this is encoded by the coding sequence GTGACAAAACGGGGGGGAGCCTTCGCGCTGTTGCTCGGGTTGTGCGCTGCGCCCCACACGGGCGCCGCCCAGGCCGCCGCGGCGCCCGCCGCCATCACCTCGGACGCCGGAGCGGGACGCGCGGTCTGGGACACCGCCCCACCACGCGTGGCCGTGCCCGCGCCGCTGCCGTCGCGGGGCGCCGCGTTCGCCTCACGGATCGCGCGTCAGGCGCTCGCCTACCTGGGCCGGCCGTATCGGTGGTCCGGCCTGGGAGGCCGCGGATTCGATTGCTCGGGTCTCGTTGTCCGGGTGTTCGGCGCGCTCGGCGTCTCGGTGCCGCACTCGTCGTCGGGCCAGTATCAGGCCGGCCGGGCGGTCCCCGCCGCCTCGCTTGGCCCGGGCGATCTCGTGTTCTTCCGCACGTACACCAGCGGTCCGTCGCACGTCGGTATCTACCTGGGGGCCCGCCGGTTCATCCACGCCTCGGTGTCGCGGGGCGTCATCGTGTCGTCGATGGAC